Sequence from the Acropora muricata isolate sample 2 chromosome 10, ASM3666990v1, whole genome shotgun sequence genome:
TTCATTCTGTACTCGGTTATCTCGCCGTTCGGATCATTGTCCTTGAACCACAGGAACCTCAGGAGGTCTCTGTGCTCCCTTTTGACCTTAAAGGAGTGGAACATTTGCTCGATATCTGCTACTATCGCAACTGGGTTTTGACGAAAACGTAAAAGCACCCCGAGGAGGTTGTTTGTCATGTCGGAGCCGGACAGCAGCAGCTTGTTTAGGGATATACCATCACATTCAGCAGCCGAGTCGAACACGACGCGGATCTTGGCGGGCTTTTTTGGATGATAGACCGCGAAGTGCGGTAGGTACCAACACGGTTTTTCTGGTTTCATGTCTTCTTCTGGAATCTTTTCGGCGTGGTCATTGTCAAAGATATTTTGCATGAAGCCAAAGTATTGTTCTCTCATGGTCGGTTTCCTGTGCAAGGTACGAGCTGTGGACTTGAGGCGTTTTATAGCGTTCTCGCGGCTGCTGGGAAGATCCTTGAGATCGCAGCGTAGGGGAAGGGGTGCCTCCCAGCTACCATTTCTATCCTTCACCATACCATTTTCCATAATTGTCATAAATCTCCTATCTTCAGCGGAGGTTCCTGGCTTGTTATCGTCATGCGTGCGAACGAATACGGTGCGACCCAAGCCGTCTTCGAACGGGCTATCAATAAGGGGTGTTGCTTCTTGCCCTTCCCATGATGTTGGGCTAGTATCGTGTTTAAGGTGGAAGCGGTTTGGGCAGGGAAGGAATGCTGACGGTCGGCCATTGTGAAGCACTTGGGTCTTGAAAGCGGAAATCTCGTCCGGTTTGTGGGCGCCGTCGAGGCAAGTATTTCCGAGAACCACCCAGCCCAGGTCTAGCTGCTGACCCCAGAGCGCATTCCTGGGTCCGTTGATTGACTGGTGGACCTTGTGTAGAGGAGGGATATCCCGTCCTACAAGCAGCAGAATCTCTGCCTGTTTTTCGAGTCTTGGTATCTTATCTGCTATCTGGCGTAAGTGTGGATGTGCCCGCGCGATTTCTGGGGTAGGAATTTCTTCACGATTGTTTGGAATCTCGTCGCACTCTGTAACCGTTGGTAACTCATACTTGACGCGCTTGTCCAGGGATTCCAAAACCAGTCCTTGGGCACGTCTACCTCTGGTCTTCTTAACTCCTGAACAGGTCTTGAGCGTGTATGCAGTGGCCGTACCTTTGATGTCTAACTTCTGGAAAAGTTTGGCTCTTGCTAGGGAGTAGTTGCTTTGGTCATCTATGATTACATAGGTTCTGATCCTGTCATTGGGTGCTCCCTGGACATATACGTCAGccaagcatattttcgcgcaGGATCGGCCAATTCCCCCTGAATTTGGACCACATACCTCCGTACATCTGTTAGTTACCGCCGGCGGCTCCGTTCCTTGAGAATTCCCCGTCGCCTGCTCCTCGCCGTGCTTCTTCTCCGCCTTGTTGAATACCTGACTGCCTTTCTCGGGCTCGTCGATATGAAGCGCAGTCACATGCCTGTCGCTGTGGCATATCCCGCATTCGGGAGTAAAGGTACAGTCTTTGGCGATATGGGTGGACGAGGAGACACAGCGGAAACAGATGTGGTGCCGTGCTAGCAAGTCCATGCGTTCACAGTACGGCTTACTTCTTAGTTCTCGACAGACTCTCAAGGGGTGGGGACTCTCGTGCAGGAAACACCATTTGCTGGGATCATTTTTGGTGGATTTTTCTTTCTCGGGGGGCTTACGGCTTGCGATGTCAGTTTTGGCAGTTGATATGCCTTGCCGCGTGTTCCGAGAACTTATGAACTTGGCAGGATAGCTATCCCGGCAAAGATTTGCAGATTTGCCAGTGTTTTCCATTGTTAGATAAGGGTCGTTCCTTTCCCGCGCGATTTCTTGAATAAACTGCGAAAATTCGTTAAAGGAGGGAAAGTCCACATGATATTGTGTTTTGTGCTTAAATGCGTGTCTTTGCCACCTTCCTTGGAGGTCTTCTGGGAGTTTAGCAGCAACAGGTCTTAGATAGGCTGGCTCATCGAGAATTTTTAGGCCCCTTAATCCCCCGTCGTTTTTCGCGCATTGTAGCTCTAGCAACAAATCTCCGAACTCTTGGAGTCGTTTATTGTCTCGAAATCCTATCTTTGGGAACGAGTTCAGCTTTGCGAGGTGAACTTGCGTGACTACTGCGTTTGAACCAAATCTCTCCCCAAGTTTACACCAAACTTGCTTTAATCCCTCCCCAGGGTTCTCAATGTAGGCGTTACGGAGCCTTTGCACGAGGCGTTTGGATTCGTTTGTGGTGTGTTCAATAATCAGGGAAAGCTGTTCACTGGGACTTAAGTTTACTCCCTTGATCATGTTCTCGAGTGACCCCTTCCACGTATGGTAATTCTCTGGCCGGTCGTCAAATTTCTCTATCTTCTTCGATATTAGCTCTCTGCGTGCCATGAATTCAATGTAAGGACCCATGGGGGTTTGAACTGGAATGAGTGCGGGTGAAAGCGCTGACCCATTTGGGTTTGGCTTGCTGGCAAATGGAACTTCCGGTTTGCAGTCTGGTTCCGTAGACTTGACGTTTGTTTCGATCTTAGGCTCTGGGTAGTGTTTTTGTTCTAAGTCTTCTGTCTTAAAAACGTCACGGGGAGGAATAAATTGATTTTCTTGCAATCGCGAATCTAAATATTCCTGAACACGATCTTTAGGGCTTGCAGACGGTAAATCGAGCGCGTGAGAGGGTTTGTAGTGAGCAGAGCAAGCCGACTGATTTAATTCTTCGTCAATGGCCAAGGCTTTTGCTAACGCAATCGCCGCTTCTTCGTCCAGGCGCATCGCTTCGAGCTTGGCCTGTTCATTTCTCTTACGCCTAGCTAGAGcgagttcttcttcttctattaACTGGGCTGAGCgtgattcaatttcaattcTATGCTTTCGCAATTCGGCCTTTTTTAGTGCAGCGGCGGCCTTTGCCTTTGCTTTTAGTCGAGTGGAGGTTACGGAGTTGACAGATCCTTTCGACGAGCTTCTTATAGATTGTGATTCTAACAATAAACTCTTTAATTGCTCATTTGCATCCTTCAAAACACTGTCTAGGAATTCTTTACGCCTAGCCGCAGTTTCCTCCAATTGTTTTCGGTCTTCAATGATTTCGCCTGAACTAGCGCTAGCGGTTAATTCTTGTACAGATAAAAGTGTTAACCTGTAAGCACTGAACAAGGACCTTGCTTCTGTAATTGCCTTGCGGATTTCTTCCGCAGACTGATCTGGTATCTGTAAAATCTTTATCTGATCTAAGGATCTCTTCCAGAGGTCTTCTAGTTGATTTTCGATTTCTACTAATTCGTTCAGAATTACCTTGGCCGTTGGCTTCCTGACTCTTTTAGGGCGGTTTGCTCCTGTCCCATATTCAGCGGGGTCATCGTTTCCTTGCATTGTGAAACTCGCGACTCCAAACGCGTCCCCCGATTCTGGCAGCGGGACTTGTTCAGGTAACAGATATCCATGTTCCATGGCTTCGAGCGATGCCCGGCGAGCGATCAGCTTCGTAGTTGTTCAGCGGCGAAGTTATCCGTTTTTACTGTTCCGCTACCTCGACCGATCTTTGGTCTTAGCCGAGATAGGGCAGTATAaccagcaataataataacatgtgGTAAAAACGGAAACAACTTACGTGTGGTTAAGATCGATCGAAAAACTAGCGCGCAAAAACTGCAACATAGTCACGTTGACATCTAAAGAATTTCAAAAATGTAAGCCGTAAAACATATAAATCATAACATCACTTGGCGTGACGGCAcagcgagtgatatttcaaaattttccaaaatatagtatttggaaaattttgaaatattaggagctggtattattgccaaatactacgtgcaggtcatgctattatttgtttataatagaagccgagaaattttcggtaacgccgcacaagagacctttctttttacggctgaaaaaaaaaacaaacacaggcgtctacgttcgtaacagtctttttacgtcaatggaagaaatgattgacagtctttttgtgaaaccagtacaaaccattcaaggcaaacaacatgaaacagttcaattaaagtaatttataaatcactgCAGCGGtagtataacaaggcaaccatcaatttttgctgttataccttgttataccactattacgcggaaatcgtgatgctctaaaccaatcaaatctccgaaatttctcggctcatattataataacaataatagatGCGCGCAATGCAAAGTGGTTGGGTTAGATTTTTTAAGAATGTTCGTgtctagtctccttcgcagccgttattcgggtcgtcacgtaacgttcctccccaactaacggctgctcactcgagctctgcattcttttccttaaattgaccaataaggagtaGGCTTCCATTTcctggaaacctggacctttggcggcaaatgtaacgaaaaatatgattggtgcagctgctaacagttacatgcatgttattggttctcagtgacaaagggaaaggaatgtagagcttgagtgagcagccgttagttggggaggagcattgcgtgacgaccctaactGACggttgcgaaggagactagttcGTGTCATGCTCAGATGTCTTTCTAGGAAACCTCGAAACAACTCCAAGGTTACTTGGGGATATGTACGCGTTTTAGGAAACTGCAAAAGAATGACACTCGCTACGAAATCTATGATTTTGATTGTGTTTCTTGTGCTCGTACACAATGCAGTGTGTACTCATTTTCGAGGCGGAACATTTACATACACGCCAGACAACCCAAGCGACCCTGCAAACACGACGGTAAGTTCATTTAGAACATGCCAGCGTTTGTAACTGAGCCATGTCTGAATCAAATAACATTCTGTTCAGAGGTTTCTGCGTGCATGATGGCTGTTTATTTAATTGTCTTTACTGTAACTTTAAGAAAAGCTACTGAAGAGACAATGGTGCGCCTGACAACTCGAACTCGACAGAATTGAAGTTGAAGGACGAGACAGAGGTCAAATTTCCAGATTCGATTTCAGAGTCGGTTCGAACTGAAATACAACAATATGACAGAATACAACTAAGCCATTGAAACCGGCGTAATAGAAAATGACGATACTGGCGTTAAAAAGGGCTAGAAACAAAGTTTAGGCGTGCAAATGCTGTACAacgtatatatatatgaacAAAACTTCGGTATGGAAAAGGACAACTTAAAGCATAATAACTTGATACCGATGCAtgcgtatcaagaaaagcgttgacatttggtaaacaataggcattgttcttgggtgtgaaacaggccatataaggtcatttttagctaatttaatgagcggattagacaataacctactAGATGcccaagggaaatttaaaattcaaatttctacccgagcgggaaattcaaatcttcggtcaaaccgagcttgtgactaaaattgcccgcgaggtggggtaacagtttcatttgacaagagaCAAGCAGCTACGCAGGGGTAGGTGGATGCAACAACGAATTCCACGGCAGACTCACGTTCGACGTTTACACCTTAGgaaaaatagtgtcaaaagccaTTTATACAACTTTTCAACCATAAAACACTTAGGCCGAAGAAAAATGGATGCATCAAAAGATACGACATACcggcaaaataaactcaaagaatactttgtaagttttaagtcgtgaaattctttttaaaaaacattgactcttgtttcaatatgagacttgtttcggaagatgatgttcgcgcaggttacatttcataatcCATAAGAAATGCGACATCGCCAACCTTACTTTAGTGTTTGCATTTAAGCAAGACAATGATGATAAAAGAACAtatctcacatctcttttatttgttttcgaaatgttgcttTTCAGAGTGCGAGTCGCATAAGTATGCAttctatgaagaacaatgaaaatgaatgaaagtgaatctcacacctcctattcaagttgccgcattaattcaacttgttgatttctcttacaACGCCTTCtttaagaaagctttcttagtctttcaattgcAAAGAATACATAAAGGACTCATGACCACTTATATTCTTAAGTGTTACTGCCGCCTTAAAAACACGTTACAAACCACATGTGAATATTgcggcacagaagggaaaatcactaaaatgctgtccaaatatacgcaagtttgaaaaatgacatcGCTTGGCAGTTTCACAACTCGTCTTAGACACAATCGAGTACAAAACCCTACCGAACGAATACCTTTGATTGAGatttatgaatgtgaaacagcgacttcaagagaaaaacgaattcttaaaaatgcagttcaactctatcgttattcaactgaagccagccgtggctcggcttcaaaagaaagacaaaaatttggttttatcaaacgagttgataaaggttgaattaccaccgtgaaagatttagaaagctgacgtttcgagcgttagcccttcgtcattcgctctgacgaagggctaacgctcgaaacgtcagctttctaaatctttcacggtggtaattcaacctttatcaactcgtttgataaaaccaaatttttgttttgatctctcccaccgacgcagcaccacagtttctttagaaactagaaattcattcaaaagaaagaaatgcaactttgcaaattttacttaaggtttgcatttaagccaaacag
This genomic interval carries:
- the LOC136888274 gene encoding uncharacterized protein, yielding MEHGYLLPEQVPLPESGDAFGVASFTMQGNDDPAEYGTGANRPKRVRKPTAKVILNELVEIENQLEDLWKRSLDQIKILQIPDQSAEEIRKAITEARSLFSAYRLTLLSVQELTASASSGEIIEDRKQLEETAARRKEFLDSVLKDANEQLKSLLLESQSIRSSSKGSVNSVTSTRLKAKAKAAAALKKAELRKHRIEIESRSAQLIEEEELALARRKRNEQAKLEAMRLDEEAAIALAKALAIDEELNQSACSAHYKPSHALDLPSASPKDRVQEYLDSRLQENQFIPPRDVFKTEDLEQKHYPEPKIETNVKSTEPDCKPEVPFASKPNPNGSALSPALIPVQTPMGPYIEFMARRELISKKIEKFDDRPENYHTWKGSLENMIKGVNLSPSEQLSLIIEHTTNESKRLVQRLRNAYIENPGEGLKQVWCKLGERFGSNAVVTQVHLAKLNSFPKIGFRDNKRLQEFGDLLLELQCAKNDGGLRGLKILDEPAYLRPVAAKLPEDLQGRWQRHAFKHKTQYHVDFPSFNEFSQFIQEIARERNDPYLTMENTGKSANLCRDSYPAKFISSRNTRQGISTAKTDIASRKPPEKEKSTKNDPSKWCFLHESPHPLRVCRELRSKPYCERMDLLARHHICFRCVSSSTHIAKDCTFTPECGICHSDRHVTALHIDEPEKGSQVFNKAEKKHGEEQATGNSQGTEPPAVTNRCTEVCGPNSGGIGRSCAKICLADVYVQGAPNDRIRTYVIIDDQSNYSLARAKLFQKLDIKGTATAYTLKTCSGVKKTRGRRAQGLVLESLDKRVKYELPTVTECDEIPNNREEIPTPEIARAHPHLRQIADKIPRLEKQAEILLLVGRDIPPLHKVHQSINGPRNALWGQQLDLGWVVLGNTCLDGAHKPDEISAFKTQVLHNGRPSAFLPCPNRFHLKHDTSPTSWEGQEATPLIDSPFEDGLGRTVFVRTHDDNKPGTSAEDRRFMTIMENGMVKDRNGSWEAPLPLRCDLKDLPSSRENAIKRLKSTARTLHRKPTMREQYFGFMQNIFDNDHAEKIPEEDMKPEKPCWYLPHFAVYHPKKPAKIRVVFDSAAECDGISLNKLLLSGSDMTNNLLGVLLRFRQNPVAIVADIEQMFHSFKVKREHRDLLRFLWFKDNDPNGEITEYRMKVHIFGNTSSPAVANHGLRKTAEVGEAEFGSDAKAFVHNNFYVDDGLHSAPDPGSAIDLLRRTQAMLATANLRLHKIASSHAEVMEAFPPEDHASGLYNLDFSKDPIPMQRSLGVYWDLKSDSFTFQVALEEKPFTRRGVLSVTNSLYDPLGLAAPVIIKGKQLLRSLTTELSASQPNAWDLPLPAECRPVWENWCHSLRALEDIKVPRPYSGKALKTAARTELHTFCDASEMAIGAVSYLRIIQNTGEVQVAFVLGKAKLTPTHATTIPRLELCAAVLGVELSELINEELQQKPDSVSYYSDSKVVLSYISNDSRRFYVYVSNRVERIRRTSAPHQWNYVLTHLNPADLATRSVEAGDLKESMWLRGPKFLYNSDLLASTHNGEPITEILPDDPEVRKIKVFTTHMHVEARMTIGSERFSRFSKWSKLQGAIARLISFACSQRKTRIQSDTAPAQLYLQAKVVIIKSVQYEAFGEDIERIKRSAKLPKSSVLAKLCPVIDADGLLRVGGRLDHADLTNEEQHPIILHKSCHVSTLVIRHFHHKTQHQGRVFTHGLVRRSGFWIIGGKRLINSILEKCIKCKKLRGKGQIQKMADLPMDRVSPVPPFSYVGLDVFGPWQICARRTRGGLAHSKRWAVLFVCMSTRAIHIEVIESMDTSSFINALRRFLAIRGPVIQLRSDCGTNFIGARNELQAVLKPSDASAVRSYLLKEGCEWLFNPPHASHAGGAWERMIGVTRRVLEAILADVPSKYLTHEVLTTLMAEVSAIVNARPLVPVSNDPDAPEVLTSATLLTQKPQQLRPPAGDFNAENLLSKQWKRVQHLANVFWARWRKEYLPTLQPRRKWQNASRNLREGDLVLLRCKDAPRNNWPLARITKAQADQDGKVRKVELVTAKEGSMRHYQRPVTEAILLKAED